AATGTTCATTTTCTTGTTCCTTGGAATCGGTGCGTTCGGGACTTTTTTTGGCGGCCCGCTTGCAGACCGCATCGGCCGCAAGCGCGTCATCGTGCTGTCATTGATTGTGCCAATCCCGTTGGCACTGGTGTTGCCTTATGTGGCGCTTCCAATCGTTGCCGTCATTCTGGCCGTGCTTGGCTTTTTCCTCATGTTGAGTTTTTCCGTCATGGTCGTTTACGCCCAAGAGCTTGTGCCCAGCAGAATCGGCACGATGTCTGGGCTGACAGTCGGTTTGGCGTTTGGCATGGGGGCGATTGGGGCAGTTGCGATTGGCGTATTGATGGATTCGATTGGCGTGTATGAAACGATGGTTATTATTTCCGTCTTGCCGATTCTCGGATTGGTTGGCTTGGCACTGCCAAAAGACCGGAAAATTACCGCTGCATAAACAGTGGCGAACGGATAGATAGGAGATGTAAGGATGGAATCCATAGAGAAAAAACAAAGCATCAAGCCGTTTTTTACACTTTTAACATCGATTAAAATCCCGAAATGGGCGCTGGTTTTCGGACTGGCGACGAGCCTTGTGACGACAATTGTCGGCTTGCTTGTGCCATTGCTCACGAGAGAATTGGTGGACGGCTTTTCAGTAGAAGCATTAAGCGCGGGTTTGATTGCGACGCTTGCGGCTGCGTTTATCGTACAGGCTATCATTAACGGCGTATCGATTTATTTACTAAGTATGGTCGGACAGCGCATCGTGGCGGGTCTGCGCGAACGCATGTGGCTTCATTTGCTGCGTTTGCGTGTCGGCTATTTCGACCAGCATGCGAGTGGCCAGACAGTGAGCCGTGTCGTCAACGATACCGGCATCGTCCGGAATCTGATCACTGATCATTTCCCGAATTTCGTCACTGGCATTATTACCATTATCGGGGCGGTTGCTATTCTTCTTGTGCTGGACTGGAAAATGACCTTGATCATGATGCTTGCCGTGCCGTTGACGATCGCCATCATGATTCCTTTGGGACGCAAGATGGCGAAGATTTCCCGCAGTTTGCAAGATGAAACCGCTGTGTTCACAGGCGATGTTCAACAGACACTCGGCGAAATCCGCTTGATGAAATCATCGACTGCCGAACAAGTGGAAGAACAGCGCGGGTTGTCAGGCGTTCAGAAACTTTATGGCCTTGGCATGAGAGAAGCGAAAGTCTATGCCTTGATCGGCCCGCTCATGTATTTGGTCGTCATGGTCGTCATCGTGATGATCATCGGCTACGGCGGTATCCGAGTATCGGAAGGATCGATGTCGACCGGATCGCTGGTCGCTTTCCTTCTGTATCTGTTCCAAATTGTCGTGCCGCTCGCTACGTTTGCGCGCTTTTTTACGGAGTTGCAAAAAGCGAGAGGCGCGACAGAGCGCATCATCGACATTCTGGAATTGCCGCTTGAAGAACAAGAGCGTGGCAAAGAAATAGACATCAGCGGCAAAACGCTGCGCCTTGAAGACGTCAGCTTTTCCTACGAAACCGGCGAACCGGTCTTGCAAGGCGTGTCATTCGAAGCGCATCCTGGCCAGAAGATTGCCTTTGCCGGGCCGAGTGGTGGAGGCAAGACGACCATTTTCGGGCTAATTGAACGCTTTTACGAACCGACTGCAGGGACGATCACGATTGGAGATGTGCCGATCGGTGAAGTGGCCATTTCTTCCTGGCGCGACCAAATCGGTTATGTGTCACAAGAAAGTGCCATGATGGGCGGCACGATCCGCGCCAATTTGACGTATGGTTTGCCGGATGCCGACAGCTATGAGGATGAAGAATTGTGGCGTGTTTCCCGCATGGCGTATGCTGAAGAATTCATCGCTTCGTTTCCCGATGGATTAGACACACAAGTCGGAGAGCGCGGCGTGAAATTGTCCGGCGGGCAAAGACAGCGCATTGCCATCGCCCGTGCATTTTTACGTGATCCTAAATTATTGATGATGGACGAAGCGACCGCAAGTCTCGACAGCCAATCCGAGGGCATCGTTGGGCAAGCACTTGGACGCTTGATGGAAGGGCGCACAACATTGGTTATTGCCCATCGCTTGTCTACCATCGTCGATGCGGATCAGATTGTCTTTATTGAAGGCGGGCGCGTTACAGGCACCGGCAGTCACCGCGAGTTAACTGGGAAACATGCTTTATACCGGGAATTTGCCGAGCAACAATTAACTTAATGTTTTCTCTTGACCTTGACGCTGCGTCAAGGTTTAAGATGAAGTTATCAGGAGGTGGCGGCATGTATACAGTGCAAAAACTGGCTTCGCTTGCCGGCGTCAGCGCACGTACTTTGCGTTATTACGATTCCATCGGCTTGCTGATGCCGCAGAAAAACGAATCTGGTTACCGGGTGTACAACAGCGCAGAAATCGATCGCCTGCAGCTCATTCTGTTTTACCGGGAACTTGGGTTTGGGCTTCAAGACATTGCAAAGCTTCTGGACGACCCGGATTTTGATGAAACGGAAGCATTGATCGGACAGCGACAACAGCTACTTGAAGAACGCAGCCGCCTGGACCTGTTGATTACTAATGTGGAGAAAACGATTTCCGCAAAACAAGGGGATAGTCAAATGGCAGATCACGAAAAGTTTGAAGGATTTAAACAGCAACTGGTTGATGACAATGAAGCGGCGTACGGAACAGAAATCCGCGAGAAATACGGCGACACTGAAATCGACCGCTCAAATGCCAAAATGCTCGGGATGGGCCAAGAACAATACGAAGCGTTCAAGCGCCTTGAGCAAGACATTCTGGACAAGTTGGAACGTGCGCTAACAGAAGGCGAACAGGCAGGAGCTGCGGGTCAGGAAGTAGCCGATTTGCACCGGCAATGGCTCGGGTTTACGTGGGGCAGTTACGATCCCAAAGCACACGCCGGCCTAGCGGAGATGTATGTGGCAGATGAACGGTTTGCTGCGTACTATGATAGAGCCGGTGAAGGCGCAGCGCAGTATTTGCGAGATGCCATCATTGCCTATACCGATCAGCACAGTGAATAAAAATGGTCCCGCCTTGGCGGGTCTTTTTTCGTTTCGTTCGGAAAGGCAAGGGAATAGAAGTTAAATACAATAAGAAAGATGGGGGATGAGGAAGATGCTGACCGTGATGAGCTTTAATATTGCCTCAGGAAAACGAATAGACGGCGAACTGGAACTTGAATTGACAGCACAGGCCATTGAACAAGGGCGAGTGGATATTGCCGGTTTACAGGAGGTCGACCGCAACTTTTCCTCGCGCAGCAAATTTTGGGACCAGGCCAAATGGCTATCCAAGCGGCTCGGCATGAACATGGCATACGGGCCGAATTTGATCGACAGGGGAGCCGGTGGCACGCGGCCGAAGCGTGAATACGGCAACGCAATCTTAAGCCACTATCCAATTGTATCGTCCAAAAACCATGATTTAAGCGCTGTCGAAACGCATCCGGAAAACTTTGAGCCGCGCGGGATGCTTGAAGCGGTCATTGAAGTGGCTGGGCAACGATTTTCTTTTTACAATACGCATCTGTCGTTGATTGACGAGATCGTGGACCGCAATTTGACGGAAATTCTCACCATCACCGCAGGCAACCCGCTGCCTCAACTACTGGTAGGAGATTTCAATGCGTCGCCATCGACTAAGCACATCCAGCGATTCTCCAAGCATTTCCACAACGCATTTGGTGCTGGCCCCTATCCCGACACGTATAAAAAGCAGGGAGACCACGGACAGAAAATCGATTATATTTTCCATAATGACCATTTTGAGTCGTCAGAAGCCTGGGTTGTTGAAAACGAGGCGTCAGATCACGTGCCAATTGTGGCAAAAATCAGAAATTTACAAAACTATAACATATTTTAACTTGTTTTTAACTTAGAAAAGCGCCATGCCTGCTATAATTAAGGGGACAATTGCAGCTGCCACTGATTCGTTTCAACCTGAAAAGGAGATGGTCTCATGCACGGCGACGCCAGCACGACACCAACAGTGAAAGTAATGTCGTTCAATATTGCCCACGGAATGGGAATGGACGGCCAAGTGGATTTAGAGAGAACGGCACAAGCGATCGAAGCGTCAGGCGCTACCATTGTAGCCCTCCAGGAAGTCGACCGTTATTTTTCTTCCCGCAGTTTTTATATGGATCAGGTCGAATGGCTTTCCGAACGGCTCGGGATGTACGCCGCATATGGCGCGAACTTGAATCAGGAGCCGGATGACCCAGAACGCCCGAATCGCCAATACGGCAACGCGACATTAAGCCTTTATCCCATTAAATATGCAGAAAACCATTTTTTGACGCAAGTCGTTACCGACGTCTACAATAATGAGCAGCGAGGCGTCCTCGAGACCGTAATTGAAATCGAAGGAACGTATCTCAAAGTATTGAATGCTCACTTGGCGTTAAAAGATGAAGAATTGGAACTGAGTGTTGCGGAAATAGTGGAGATTGCGGGCAAAAGCTATTTTCCAAAAATCATCACAGGCGATTTCAATGCGCCGCCGACACACCGCCACTTGAGCCATCTACACAGCACCATGACGGATGTCTTCTTGAGAACCAAGCGGGGCGACGCCTATACGTATCCATCTCCTTATGAAAATCATGAAACAGGTGAATCGTTTAAGCCGATGACGCGCATCGATTATATTTTTGCTGACCACGGTTTTGACGTGCGCGAGGTCGAAACAATCGAAACGGCGGTATCGGACCATTTGCCGATCACCGCAGAGCTGGTCTGGACACAGAAAAAGGTCCCATCTGCCATCCTCGTGCCTGCAGTCCTGCCAACTAAACAAAAAATGTAAATACGAAAAGCCGCCGGCAAGTTAGACTGCTGGCGGCTTTTCTGCGCATGGATTTTATTCATGAAGCAAAACTTTTTTGGGTGCTTGTTTTGGAGCGGCGTGCGAGTTTGACGAGCAAGTAAACAAGTGGGGTATCCGCTGCTGCGACTGCCCATTTAAACAGATACTGGGTTACAATCATCGCGGCTAGCGCCGATAGCGGCATCGTCCCATAAAAAGCGATCGTGATAAAAATGGACGTATCGACCAATTGGCTAACCATCGTCGATGCATTATTGCGCAGCCACAACTTCGAGTCGCCGTTTCTCGCTTTTAATTTGTGGAAGATCGAGACGTCTAAGTTCTGGCTGATAAAATACGACACAAGACTTGCGAGCGTCACTCGGAAGCCGGCCGAGAAAATCGACTCGAATGCTTGCTGGTCTGCGAAAAACGGCGCGGACGGCAACTGAATCGCCGCAAAGATGAACGCCAGCGCTGCGAGTTGCGTGATAAACCCAGCCATGACCGTTTGGCGCGCGGCTTCTTTGCCGTACACTTCTGCGATGGTGTCGGTGATCGGAAACGTAAAGACGTAGACGATGACCGCGGCCGGCAGCACGGCCCATTCACTGATCGAGAATAGTTTGACCGCTAGGATATTCGACAGGATGAGCAAGCCGACAAAAGCACCGTTTAAATAAAGTAGCATGGCCGCTTCCCCTTATCGATTGGTGATTGTTTCCGGATTCATGTCGTGGTTCATCATCCGGTACGTCGCCATTTCTTCGTATTTCGTGCCAGGCTTGCCGTGGTTCGTATACGGGTCGATTGACAAGCCGCCGCGCGGGGTAAACTTGCCCCAAACTTCGATATAGCGGGGGTCGAGCAGCTCGATCAAGTCGTTCATGATGATATTGACGACGTCTTCATGGAAATCGCCGTGATTGCGGAAGCTGAACAAATAGAGCTTCAGAGCTTTACTTTCAACGAGCTTTTTATCGGGAATGAAGCTCAAATAAATCGTCGCGAAATCTGGCTGGCCGGTTTGCGGGCATAGCGAAGTGAATTCCGGGCAATTGAATTTGACGAAGTAATCGCGCGTGTGGAGATTGTCGATCGCTTCTAGAATGCCTGGGTCGTACTCGAATTTGTAGCGTGTGTTCTGGTTGCCGAGCAAAGCTAAATGCTCGAGTGTATCTTCATTTCTTCCTGCCATGTGTGTGGCCTCCTTCAAAATGGCCGGCGGGGGAGAGCTATAAAAAATCGGACAACAGAAAAGCCGAATCGCATGTGGATTCGGCTTGATTTCAAAATCCATAGTTTTTTATAGAGGGTGGAATGCTATGAACCTCTCCCGTTGCCGGGTTATTTAATTTCCTGCCTTATCGTATAAGATAGGGGCGGTTCTGTCAATTGGTGGTTTGTTAGGGATTAGCCTTTGCAATTTTCAGTTCCTATAGTTAATAGGGCAAGACGTGTGTGATGAAAAGAAGTGTTTGGAAAAATATTCGCTTTTCGACTGCGTTTCAGGGGGACGCTTTCCGGAGGGCTTGCATTGAGCCGCTTCGTCGCTGCGCTCCTGCAGGGTCTCAATTGTCTCGCTATTCCTCCCGGAGTCGCCCCCTTCCACTCCGTCTCTAGTTTAGAGGGAAAGATCATTTCTTCAATCTACTTAATAAAAGATGTGGAAATGTGTCGGGCTTTGTAGCTCAAGTCATCTCGATCAATAAAGATGTAATTGTAAATTCTATTCTAATTAAAATCTTTCTATTCAAGTATCTTAAACCCAGATACCACGTCCGAGGAAGCGATTCCCCCGCTAGCCGGCAACTGGGTACAGAAGCAAACATAACTAAACACGCTTCACTCAATGAAATCTCCTAGCCGCCGAGCGTAAAGGGGTGAGCCGATGCCGTAAGACAGGCGTTCTTCCTGGCTTATGGCAAGAGGCCAACCCAAAGCCCGGCGGCGACTGCCAAATGAAGTTCAACTAATAAACAGGAATAATTTCACAAGCAAACCCTCGCTATCTTCATAAATGTGGTCAATCCGGGAAGCGATTCCCCCACAAGCCGGCAACTGGGTACAGAAGCCGACCCGCCTAAACACGCCTCACTCATTGAAATCTCCCAGCCGCCGAGCGTAAAGGGGTGAGCCGAAGCGGTAAGACAGGCGGTTTTCCTGGCTTACTGCGAAAGGCCAACCCAAAGCAGGGTGGCGACTACTAAACTGAAGCTCAAATAGAATTATGGAACAATAAGACAAACAAGCCCTCGCTATCTTCTTTTTTCAGCAAATAAAAAAAGCTAGAGAAAAAAATCTCTAGCTTTTCATTATTAATGAAACGGGCAACCTGATTGCACAGTTGTATTCTTTTGTTCGTGATAAAACACATTATCCGGGCGGTTTTTCAGTTTTTGCACGTT
This is a stretch of genomic DNA from Planococcus maritimus. It encodes these proteins:
- a CDS encoding queuosine precursor transporter, whose translation is MLLYLNGAFVGLLILSNILAVKLFSISEWAVLPAAVIVYVFTFPITDTIAEVYGKEAARQTVMAGFITQLAALAFIFAAIQLPSAPFFADQQAFESIFSAGFRVTLASLVSYFISQNLDVSIFHKLKARNGDSKLWLRNNASTMVSQLVDTSIFITIAFYGTMPLSALAAMIVTQYLFKWAVAAADTPLVYLLVKLARRSKTSTQKSFAS
- a CDS encoding MerR family transcriptional regulator gives rise to the protein MYTVQKLASLAGVSARTLRYYDSIGLLMPQKNESGYRVYNSAEIDRLQLILFYRELGFGLQDIAKLLDDPDFDETEALIGQRQQLLEERSRLDLLITNVEKTISAKQGDSQMADHEKFEGFKQQLVDDNEAAYGTEIREKYGDTEIDRSNAKMLGMGQEQYEAFKRLEQDILDKLERALTEGEQAGAAGQEVADLHRQWLGFTWGSYDPKAHAGLAEMYVADERFAAYYDRAGEGAAQYLRDAIIAYTDQHSE
- a CDS encoding endonuclease/exonuclease/phosphatase family protein, coding for MRKMLTVMSFNIASGKRIDGELELELTAQAIEQGRVDIAGLQEVDRNFSSRSKFWDQAKWLSKRLGMNMAYGPNLIDRGAGGTRPKREYGNAILSHYPIVSSKNHDLSAVETHPENFEPRGMLEAVIEVAGQRFSFYNTHLSLIDEIVDRNLTEILTITAGNPLPQLLVGDFNASPSTKHIQRFSKHFHNAFGAGPYPDTYKKQGDHGQKIDYIFHNDHFESSEAWVVENEASDHVPIVAKIRNLQNYNIF
- a CDS encoding ABC transporter ATP-binding protein, with product MESIEKKQSIKPFFTLLTSIKIPKWALVFGLATSLVTTIVGLLVPLLTRELVDGFSVEALSAGLIATLAAAFIVQAIINGVSIYLLSMVGQRIVAGLRERMWLHLLRLRVGYFDQHASGQTVSRVVNDTGIVRNLITDHFPNFVTGIITIIGAVAILLVLDWKMTLIMMLAVPLTIAIMIPLGRKMAKISRSLQDETAVFTGDVQQTLGEIRLMKSSTAEQVEEQRGLSGVQKLYGLGMREAKVYALIGPLMYLVVMVVIVMIIGYGGIRVSEGSMSTGSLVAFLLYLFQIVVPLATFARFFTELQKARGATERIIDILELPLEEQERGKEIDISGKTLRLEDVSFSYETGEPVLQGVSFEAHPGQKIAFAGPSGGGKTTIFGLIERFYEPTAGTITIGDVPIGEVAISSWRDQIGYVSQESAMMGGTIRANLTYGLPDADSYEDEELWRVSRMAYAEEFIASFPDGLDTQVGERGVKLSGGQRQRIAIARAFLRDPKLLMMDEATASLDSQSEGIVGQALGRLMEGRTTLVIAHRLSTIVDADQIVFIEGGRVTGTGSHRELTGKHALYREFAEQQLT
- the queF gene encoding preQ(1) synthase, producing MAGRNEDTLEHLALLGNQNTRYKFEYDPGILEAIDNLHTRDYFVKFNCPEFTSLCPQTGQPDFATIYLSFIPDKKLVESKALKLYLFSFRNHGDFHEDVVNIIMNDLIELLDPRYIEVWGKFTPRGGLSIDPYTNHGKPGTKYEEMATYRMMNHDMNPETITNR
- a CDS encoding endonuclease/exonuclease/phosphatase family protein; amino-acid sequence: MHGDASTTPTVKVMSFNIAHGMGMDGQVDLERTAQAIEASGATIVALQEVDRYFSSRSFYMDQVEWLSERLGMYAAYGANLNQEPDDPERPNRQYGNATLSLYPIKYAENHFLTQVVTDVYNNEQRGVLETVIEIEGTYLKVLNAHLALKDEELELSVAEIVEIAGKSYFPKIITGDFNAPPTHRHLSHLHSTMTDVFLRTKRGDAYTYPSPYENHETGESFKPMTRIDYIFADHGFDVREVETIETAVSDHLPITAELVWTQKKVPSAILVPAVLPTKQKM